DNA from Asticcacaulis sp. ZE23SCel15:
CTCAAAGACAGGAACAATCCACAGGACCCTTTAGCAGTGCGCCGGGCAGAACAGGACGCCCGACGTGAAAAACCGACCTTCGGTGTTTTTGCCGAACAAATGCTTTCCGACCTTGAATTACAATGGCGAAACCTAAAGCACCGGGCGCAATGGCGCTTTAGCCTGCGCGAGTACGGCAAACCCATATGGGACATGCCCGTCAACGACATCGACACACAGGATATCCTCCGGGTGTTAAAGCCAATCTGGCAGACCATACCGGAGACGGCCTCGCGTCTACGAGGAAGGGTTGAGAGGGTCCTTGACGCCGCTGCCGCACAAGGGTTGCGTGCCGGTGCAAACCCCGCCCGCTGGAAAGGCCACCTCGATCACCTGCTGCCGAAGCGACATAAGCTTACACGCGGCCACCATGCCGCTATGCCGTACGATCAGGTGCCGTCGTTTGTTATAGAGTTACGCCAGCGCGATAATATGTCAGCGCTTGCTCTGGAGTTCCTCATTTTGTGTGCGGCTCGTTCAGGTGAGGTTTTAGGCATGACCTGGGAAGAAGTGGACCTTATCGCAAAAGTCTGGACTGTCCCCGCCAATCGCATGAAGGCCGGGCGGGAACATAGGGTGCCCTTGTCAGATAGGGGCTTGGCTATACTGAACTCCGTCCGCCCCCTGTCACTAACTGTCTGCGATAAGGGACAGACGCAAGTGACAGGCTTCGTTTTCCGTGGGTTGAAAATGGGGCCTTTGTCGGTGATGTCTCTCACCATGCAAATGCGGCGTATGGAAAAAGGCCATTTCAC
Protein-coding regions in this window:
- a CDS encoding site-specific integrase, which codes for MLFIYRWNKLQKEMGLGPYPAIGLADAREAARSALKLLKDRNNPQDPLAVRRAEQDARREKPTFGVFAEQMLSDLELQWRNLKHRAQWRFSLREYGKPIWDMPVNDIDTQDILRVLKPIWQTIPETASRLRGRVERVLDAAAAQGLRAGANPARWKGHLDHLLPKRHKLTRGHHAAMPYDQVPSFVIELRQRDNMSALALEFLILCAARSGEVLGMTWEEVDLIAKVWTVPANRMKAGREHRVPLSDRGLAILNSVRPLSLTVCDKGQTQVTGFVFRGLKMGPLSVMSLTMQMRRMEKGHFTPHGFRSAFRDWCGEETDFAREIAEAALAHTVGDMTERAYRRGDALEKRRKLMDAWSGFIT